A part of Vespertiliibacter pulmonis genomic DNA contains:
- a CDS encoding FAD-binding and (Fe-S)-binding domain-containing protein — MIPRLADTPQLDSIVKDFLILLKQQRFQGDIASSYAERLSLATDNSVYQQIPQAILFPKSVNDVVILTQLAQIPEFQQISFTPRGGGTGTNGQSLNHNVIVDLSRHMNQILELNVEERWVRVQAGVVKDQLNQFLKPYGLFFSPELSTSNRATLGGMINTDASGQGSLQYGKTSDHVLALKSVLINGEILETQAISSDNFFTQLEQLQLSPYSYNLHKAIFTRCRQIRPTVLNELPQLNRFLTGYDLKNVFNHDESTFNLSRILTGSEGSLAFICEAKLNLLPIPQFRTLINITYNSFDAALRAAPFMLQAKALSVETIDSKVLNLAKQDIIWHSVSDLINESSDNPILGINIVEYASNNLAQNTAQIQHLCTELDYKIAEGTSGIIGYQICNDLSDIEKIYTMRKKAVGLLGNTQGWAKPIAFVEDTCVPPEYLADYIAEFRQLLDDNHLDYGMFGHVDAGVLHVRPAFDLCDQEQVIKFKHISDQVVQLTAKYGGIIWGEHGKGMRSAYGEQFFGKTLWQELRYIKSLFDPQNRLNPGKICTPLHSEQSLYPIDAQMRADFDRQIPLQIREHFKGAMSCNGNGLCFNFDVHSVMCPSMKISNNRLYSPKGRATLIREWLRLLAKQNISPETLLDLPKDQLKLVEFVQKLTNQLHKTTRYDFSHEVKQAMDTCLACKACASQCPIKIDVPSFRAKFNALYHQRYFRPLQDHLVANLEFIAPFMAKIPKTINFLSTHKMAEKIAKKVLGMVDIPKLSVPTLSQQLRHINYPNNSLEQLEQKLASGEISAKKCIFIVQDPFTSYYDANVVADFIQLCQKLGFNPIVLPFNPTGKALHVKGFLTRFARTAKNQAEMLSRLATLGITMVGIDPALTLIYREEYKEILKHQVGEFEVLLANEWLIKQLNTDHLTSYKKMPTSDRLPWHLFIHCTESTSVPNSHTLWQQIFAYFGESLMLEKTGCCGMAGTFGHEAKHLAMSKAIYAQSWQKKLQCKDLQRCLATGYSCRSQVKRMEHQVLKHPVQALLSIL; from the coding sequence ATGATTCCTCGTTTAGCAGACACACCTCAACTTGATTCAATAGTTAAAGATTTCTTAATATTGCTTAAACAGCAGCGATTTCAGGGCGACATTGCCTCTAGCTATGCAGAAAGACTCTCTTTAGCAACTGATAATAGTGTTTATCAGCAAATTCCACAAGCCATTCTTTTTCCGAAATCAGTCAATGATGTTGTGATACTTACCCAACTTGCTCAAATACCTGAATTTCAACAGATTAGTTTTACTCCGAGAGGCGGTGGAACAGGAACAAACGGGCAATCATTAAATCACAATGTTATTGTCGATCTTTCCCGCCATATGAACCAAATTCTTGAACTCAATGTAGAAGAACGTTGGGTAAGAGTGCAAGCAGGCGTGGTAAAAGATCAACTTAATCAATTTCTAAAACCGTATGGATTATTTTTCTCCCCAGAGCTTTCAACCAGTAATCGAGCTACTCTCGGGGGAATGATCAATACTGATGCGTCAGGACAAGGCTCATTGCAATATGGCAAAACCTCTGATCACGTTCTGGCACTTAAATCTGTGCTAATTAATGGTGAAATTTTAGAAACACAAGCGATCAGTTCCGACAATTTTTTTACTCAGCTAGAACAACTCCAGCTTTCACCATATAGCTACAATTTACACAAAGCAATCTTCACTCGCTGTCGGCAAATACGCCCAACAGTGCTGAATGAACTTCCTCAACTTAACCGCTTTTTAACGGGCTACGATCTAAAAAATGTATTTAATCACGATGAAAGCACGTTCAACCTTAGCCGAATTTTAACTGGGTCAGAAGGCTCACTGGCTTTTATTTGTGAAGCTAAACTGAATTTATTGCCTATTCCACAATTCCGAACACTAATTAATATCACCTACAATTCTTTTGATGCTGCCCTGCGAGCTGCCCCTTTTATGTTACAAGCAAAGGCACTATCAGTCGAAACTATTGATTCCAAAGTACTCAACCTTGCTAAACAAGATATTATTTGGCACTCCGTGTCTGATTTAATTAACGAATCGTCAGATAATCCTATTTTAGGGATCAATATTGTTGAATATGCATCTAACAATCTCGCTCAAAATACTGCACAAATCCAACACCTTTGTACTGAGCTCGATTATAAAATAGCTGAGGGAACAAGCGGTATAATCGGCTACCAAATTTGTAATGACTTGAGCGATATAGAAAAAATTTACACTATGCGGAAAAAAGCAGTCGGGCTACTGGGTAATACACAAGGTTGGGCAAAACCTATTGCCTTTGTGGAAGATACCTGCGTTCCACCTGAATATCTTGCCGATTACATTGCAGAATTTCGCCAACTATTAGACGATAACCATTTAGATTATGGAATGTTTGGACACGTCGATGCAGGTGTACTACACGTTCGACCAGCGTTTGACCTTTGTGATCAAGAGCAAGTTATAAAATTTAAACATATTTCTGATCAAGTTGTTCAATTAACTGCCAAATATGGTGGGATAATTTGGGGAGAACACGGAAAAGGAATGCGTTCTGCTTACGGTGAACAGTTTTTTGGCAAAACTTTATGGCAAGAACTTCGCTATATAAAATCACTTTTTGACCCTCAAAACCGCCTAAACCCAGGTAAAATTTGTACGCCATTACATAGTGAACAATCACTCTACCCGATTGATGCCCAAATGCGAGCAGATTTCGACCGCCAAATTCCACTTCAAATACGAGAACACTTTAAAGGAGCAATGAGTTGTAACGGCAATGGCTTGTGTTTTAATTTCGATGTCCATAGCGTAATGTGCCCCTCAATGAAGATTTCTAATAATCGGCTCTATTCTCCGAAAGGCCGAGCTACGCTCATTCGGGAATGGCTACGACTATTAGCAAAACAGAATATTTCACCAGAAACCTTACTGGACTTACCTAAAGATCAGCTAAAACTCGTAGAGTTCGTGCAAAAACTCACAAATCAATTACACAAAACGACACGCTATGATTTTTCTCACGAAGTCAAACAAGCAATGGACACCTGCTTAGCCTGTAAAGCCTGTGCCAGTCAATGTCCAATTAAAATTGATGTTCCAAGCTTCCGTGCAAAATTCAATGCACTTTATCATCAACGTTATTTCCGACCACTTCAAGATCATCTCGTTGCCAATTTAGAATTTATTGCCCCTTTTATGGCAAAAATACCAAAAACCATCAATTTTTTAAGCACCCATAAAATGGCCGAAAAAATAGCGAAAAAAGTACTAGGAATGGTAGATATTCCTAAACTTTCCGTTCCTACATTATCACAACAATTACGCCATATTAACTATCCGAATAACAGCTTAGAACAGCTGGAACAAAAATTAGCAAGCGGTGAGATTTCGGCAAAAAAATGTATTTTCATCGTCCAAGATCCTTTTACCAGCTATTATGATGCCAACGTAGTCGCTGATTTTATACAGCTTTGCCAAAAACTAGGCTTTAACCCTATTGTTTTACCATTCAATCCAACAGGCAAAGCCCTACACGTTAAAGGCTTTCTCACTCGGTTTGCTCGAACCGCTAAAAATCAGGCTGAAATGCTTTCTCGTTTAGCAACGCTCGGAATTACAATGGTTGGGATAGATCCTGCCCTTACTCTAATTTATCGTGAAGAGTACAAAGAAATTCTTAAACATCAGGTAGGAGAATTTGAGGTCTTGCTAGCAAATGAATGGCTCATTAAGCAACTGAATACAGATCATCTTACTAGCTACAAAAAAATGCCTACATCTGACCGCTTGCCGTGGCACCTTTTTATACACTGTACCGAATCAACATCCGTACCAAACAGCCACACACTGTGGCAACAAATTTTTGCTTATTTTGGCGAAAGCCTTATGTTGGAAAAAACGGGCTGTTGTGGAATGGCTGGTACATTTGGGCACGAGGCCAAACATCTTGCAATGTCAAAAGCCATTTATGCACAGTCTTGGCAAAAAAAATTACAATGCAAAGATTTGCAACGTTGCCTTGCGACTGGCTACTCCTGCCGTAGTCAAGTAAAACGTATGGAACATCAAGTATTAAAACACCCTGTTCAAGCCCTGCTCTCAATCTTATAA
- the ompA gene encoding porin OmpA, translating to MKKSLIALAVSGLAIASVQAAPQANTAYVGAKTGWASFHDGLTQFDAKKGGQIGNNDNIGVNRNSVTYGVFAGYQIIDNLAVEAGYDYFGRARGNTTFAGEEKDKRAAKHSAHGAHISLKGSYPIVDGLDAYARVGAALVRSDYYFQPTVAKDSRVKSHNLKTSLVLAGGLEYAITPELAARVEYQWLSRVGNLDKAQRKAGNTGTNFQYSPDIGSVTAGLSYRFGQGAAPVAQPEIVTKNFAFSSDVLFDFAKASLKPAAAASLDAAHDEISKLGLASPAIQVNGYTDRIGKEAYNLKLSQRRAESVANYIVSKGVNPAAVTAVGYGKANPVTGNTCDAVKGRKALIACLAPDRRVEIQVQGSKEVAM from the coding sequence ATGAAAAAATCTTTAATTGCATTAGCAGTTTCTGGTTTAGCAATCGCTTCAGTTCAAGCAGCACCACAAGCAAACACTGCATACGTAGGTGCTAAAACTGGTTGGGCATCATTCCACGATGGTTTAACTCAATTTGATGCTAAAAAAGGCGGTCAAATTGGTAATAATGATAATATCGGTGTTAACCGTAACTCTGTAACTTACGGTGTATTCGCTGGTTACCAAATCATTGATAACCTTGCAGTTGAAGCAGGCTACGATTACTTCGGCCGTGCACGTGGTAACACTACTTTCGCTGGTGAAGAAAAAGATAAACGTGCTGCAAAACATTCTGCGCACGGTGCTCACATTAGCTTAAAAGGTAGCTACCCAATCGTTGATGGTTTAGACGCTTATGCTCGTGTTGGTGCAGCATTAGTTCGTTCTGACTATTACTTCCAACCAACTGTTGCTAAAGATTCACGTGTTAAATCACACAATTTAAAAACTTCTTTAGTATTAGCAGGTGGTTTAGAGTATGCAATTACTCCAGAATTAGCAGCTCGTGTTGAATATCAATGGTTAAGCCGTGTTGGTAACTTAGACAAAGCTCAGCGTAAAGCTGGTAATACTGGCACTAATTTCCAATACAGCCCAGATATTGGTTCTGTAACTGCTGGTTTATCATACCGTTTCGGTCAAGGTGCAGCACCAGTTGCTCAACCAGAAATCGTAACTAAAAACTTTGCATTCAGCTCAGATGTATTATTTGATTTTGCTAAAGCAAGCTTAAAACCAGCTGCAGCAGCATCATTAGATGCAGCTCATGATGAGATCAGCAAATTAGGTTTAGCTTCTCCAGCAATCCAAGTAAATGGTTATACTGACCGTATCGGTAAAGAAGCATACAACTTAAAACTTTCTCAACGTCGTGCTGAGTCAGTTGCTAACTACATCGTTTCTAAAGGTGTAAACCCTGCCGCAGTTACTGCTGTAGGTTACGGTAAAGCAAACCCTGTAACTGGCAACACTTGTGATGCAGTTAAAGGTCGTAAAGCGCTTATCGCTTGTTTAGCACCAGATCGTCGTGTTGAGATCCAAGTTCAAGGTTCAAAAGAAGTTGCAATGTAA
- the matP gene encoding macrodomain Ter protein MatP — translation MRYQKLDIQEANWKWKYLLKKHREGENITKYEEQSYIELKIQKLVTLQNSPEEIEDWIKSEMTADQRRRMRQSIRARRKRFFNAEKQSTRKKSIDLDYSSWVRLSQQANEMEMTLSETIHYLIDEIENKQIYTEQVNKMKENLKKLLKE, via the coding sequence ATGAGATACCAAAAATTAGACATTCAAGAAGCCAACTGGAAATGGAAATATTTGCTTAAAAAACATCGTGAAGGAGAAAATATTACTAAATATGAAGAACAAAGTTACATTGAATTAAAAATACAAAAACTAGTAACACTGCAAAATTCCCCCGAGGAAATTGAAGATTGGATTAAATCGGAAATGACCGCAGATCAACGCAGACGAATGCGGCAATCCATTCGGGCTAGACGTAAACGTTTTTTTAACGCTGAAAAGCAATCAACACGCAAAAAATCTATCGATCTTGACTATTCAAGCTGGGTACGCTTATCACAGCAAGCAAATGAAATGGAAATGACGCTGTCTGAAACTATTCATTATTTAATTGATGAAATAGAAAATAAACAGATTTATACCGAGCAGGTAAATAAAATGAAGGAAAACTTGAAAAAACTGCTAAAAGAATAA
- a CDS encoding AAA family ATPase yields the protein MQLSPLSWKLLSINYTFEPQLQAVQFFDFQPNAKQAIAQFAKSEFGSALVLKTELFPEFLAEIENEFSQHQCSVISKMEFTSNSLFGYQMYLSKEHKIQYVPGIIQQANHQILLLNLNNLLLDIHQWDKLKQALLFRHYTPNSANVLPSHIDEVVSVFKLVLVGNRDDVATLSAYDDTLYQFCQYAEIDSYLALEEQNVVKWRNYIQSFAQEKIGKLFTDQGTNLLLNQFIRESESQKLISISPTLLKKYILGLAQFYPEQKELDHIQPYFDSLQQQAERLQQFALQDMLTDQVYIETDDEVIGQINGLSVVEFDGVPYAFGEPLRISCNAQLGEGEIHDIERKVELGGNIHSKGILLAQSCLANLLELPSQLPFSASLVFEQSYGEIDGDSSSLAIFCVLISSLAKVPLPQSFAVTGAIDQFGNVLSVGGVNQKIEGFFSLCNARGLTGKQGVIIPAVCMSHLSLNSEIIDAVKAEKFAIWAVSDVFEAIQILFARDFYTEDTGDFSDKSSIFTLINKQLQSEETSGSFWQKLYNKLFH from the coding sequence GTGCAACTTTCTCCCCTTAGCTGGAAATTGCTGAGTATAAATTATACATTTGAACCGCAATTACAAGCGGTTCAATTTTTTGATTTTCAACCTAACGCAAAGCAGGCAATCGCACAATTTGCTAAAAGCGAATTTGGCTCTGCATTAGTTTTAAAAACAGAATTATTCCCTGAATTTTTGGCTGAAATAGAAAATGAGTTTAGCCAACATCAATGCTCAGTGATAAGTAAAATGGAATTTACCTCAAATAGTTTGTTTGGTTATCAGATGTATTTATCAAAAGAGCATAAAATTCAATATGTACCAGGTATTATCCAGCAGGCTAATCATCAAATATTATTACTTAACTTAAATAATCTATTATTAGATATTCATCAGTGGGATAAATTAAAGCAAGCATTGTTATTTAGGCATTATACGCCGAATAGTGCAAATGTGTTGCCAAGTCATATTGATGAGGTCGTATCTGTGTTTAAATTAGTGTTGGTGGGGAACCGTGATGATGTTGCTACGCTATCTGCGTATGATGATACTTTATATCAATTTTGCCAATATGCAGAGATTGATAGCTATTTAGCATTAGAAGAACAAAATGTAGTAAAGTGGAGAAATTATATTCAATCTTTTGCACAAGAAAAGATAGGAAAATTATTTACTGATCAAGGAACAAATTTATTATTAAATCAATTTATTCGTGAAAGTGAAAGTCAGAAACTTATTAGCATTTCACCGACATTACTGAAAAAATATATATTGGGGTTAGCACAATTTTATCCAGAACAAAAGGAATTAGATCATATTCAACCTTATTTTGATTCTCTGCAACAGCAAGCAGAAAGATTACAGCAATTTGCTTTACAAGATATGCTTACTGATCAAGTTTATATCGAAACAGATGATGAAGTGATAGGTCAAATCAATGGGCTTTCAGTTGTAGAATTTGATGGTGTACCTTATGCTTTTGGTGAGCCTTTACGGATTAGCTGTAACGCTCAGCTTGGTGAAGGAGAAATACACGATATTGAGCGAAAAGTCGAGCTGGGCGGAAATATCCATTCTAAAGGGATTTTATTGGCACAATCTTGTCTAGCTAATTTACTCGAATTACCTTCACAATTACCTTTTTCGGCCTCCCTTGTATTTGAGCAGTCTTATGGTGAAATTGATGGGGATAGCTCATCATTAGCGATTTTCTGTGTATTGATTAGTTCATTAGCAAAGGTGCCGTTACCACAATCTTTTGCGGTAACGGGAGCAATTGATCAGTTTGGGAATGTACTAAGTGTCGGAGGTGTGAATCAAAAAATAGAAGGCTTTTTTAGCTTATGTAATGCTCGAGGTTTAACCGGCAAACAAGGAGTGATTATTCCAGCAGTATGTATGTCGCATTTGAGCTTAAATAGTGAAATTATTGACGCAGTAAAAGCGGAGAAATTTGCTATTTGGGCAGTATCTGATGTATTTGAAGCAATACAAATTTTATTTGCTCGAGATTTCTATACGGAAGATACTGGAGATTTTTCTGATAAATCTTCTATTTTTACTTTGATCAATAAGCAGTTACAAAGTGAAGAAACAAGCGGTTCATTTTGGCAAAAATTATACAATAAATTATTTCACTGA